Proteins from a single region of Coregonus clupeaformis isolate EN_2021a chromosome 35, ASM2061545v1, whole genome shotgun sequence:
- the LOC123482541 gene encoding uncharacterized protein LOC123482541, with protein MAHLEFKFEDEITKYIREQELATSLKFVTLSKDKSFGKKDAQPLAQKKLRWESKSLPFNGVPFQVVGTKTYECHQGKDRQTKAKEKYAAERDKKELEDHAFVQRRKLVQSTKKVDCKAIINIAHVIRLPDFKIEESTVRSKKEASQTLKAALSETPSSVKAEVVYCVRFPSLSEHSSHAVVGEEAYVREAVDARLREKIEQLTLSGVRKMTEMKCHLNTFVVEELFCGEQPPPPTRRRYYPTDSDIRNVMFKTKQATRDPNIERPDEGPSRRGKKRSSRKVLQLRKQCAGYLKEITDLTYHLQDEQCMTDLSSHLKSVLMDMKANVPQDTGLPLTFSPRKRKAEKAMDPLPTKRASHPFTGGVEQHTEDIVSVDTLLALTLG; from the exons ATGGCACATCTCGAGTTCAAGTTTGAGGACGAAATAACTAAATACATTCGGGAACAAGAATTGGCAACGTCACTGAAATTCGTAACATTGAGTAAGGACAAAAGTTTTGGAAAAAAGG ATGCACAGCCTTTGGCACAGAAAAAACTCCGCTGGGAGAGTAAAAGCCTCCCATTCAATGGTGTTCCCTTTCAAGTTGTTGGCACAAAGACGTATGAATGCCACCAGGggaaagacagacaaacaaaagCCAAAGAGAAATATGCTGCTGAAAGGGACAAGAAGGAA CTTGAAGACCATGCCTTTGTACAGAGACGGAAACTGGTACAAAGTACCAAAAAGGTGGACTGCAAGGCTATAATAAACATCGCCCACGTTATCCGCTTGCCTGATTTTAAG ATTGAGGAAAGTACAGTGCGCTCTAAAAAGGAGGCCTCCCAAACTCTGAAGGCAGCACTAAGTGAAACACCCAGCTCCGTGAAGGCAGAGGTTGTCTACTGCGTCAGGTTCCCCTCCCTCTCTGAGCATAGCTCACATGCAGTTGTTGGTgag GAAGCTTATGTTAGGGAAGCTGTAGATGCCAGGCTGAGAGAGAAGATTGAGCAGCTGACTCTGTCTGGTGTGAGAAAGATGACTGAAATGAAGTGTCATCTTAACACCTTTGTAGTGGAAGAGCTTTTCTGTGGAGAGCAGCCCCCTCCACCTACTCGCAGGCGGTATTACCCGACTGACAGTGACATAAGAAATGTCATGTTTAAGACCAAGCAGGCCACCAGAGACCCCAACATTGAACGTCCAGACGAAGGTCCATCTAGAAGAGGAAAGAAGAGGTCCTCTAGGAAGGTGTTGCAGTTGAGGAAGCAATGTGCAGGATATCTTAAAGAGATCACAGACCTCACTTACCATCTCCAAGATGAACAGTGCATGACTGACCTGTCTTCACATCTCAAAAGCGTGTTGATGGATATGAAGGCCAATGTTCCACAGGATACAGGCCTTCCACTGACCTTTTCTCCAAGGAAGAGAAAAGCTGAGAAGGCCATGGACCCCCTACCAACCAAGAGAGCATCACACCCTTTCACAGGTGGGGTAGAACAGCATACAGAGGACATAGTGAGTGTGGATACCTTGTTGGCATTGACCCTAGGGTAG